CGTGCCCTCGGGCGGCTTCTGGGGCGGCGTCGGCGAGCCGACCATCGCGGTCGCGGCGCCGGCAGTGCTGAACGCGATATTCGCCGCCACCGGCAAGCGCGTGCGCAACCTGCCGCTCAAGAACACGGACCTGCGCAAGGCGTGAGGCCTGCCGCGATCCGGACCGCGCTGATCACGCTGGCCCTCGCGAGCGCGCCGGCGAGCGGGCTCGAAGCCTACACCGTCGTCGGCGATGCGATTCCCGCGCCGCTCGGCGGCAAGATCGGCGATCTCAAACGCGGGCGCGCGCTCGTGCTCGACCGGATCCAGGGCAATTGCCTGATCTGCCACCATGTGCCGGAGCCGAACGAGCCTTTCCAGGGCACGATCGGCCCGGACCTCGCCGGTGTCGGCGCTCGGCTCGATGCCGGGCAGCTGCGCCTACGCCTCGTCGATGCCGGCCTGCTCAATCCGCAGACGGTGATGCCGCCTTATTTTCGCATCGAAGGATTGCGAGACGTTGCTCCGGCCTTTCGCGATCGGCCGGCGCTGACTGCCCAGGAGATCGAGGATGTCGTCACCTATCTCGCCAGCCTGCGCACGCCCTGAACCGGCGCTCTCGCGCCGCGACGTGATGGTGGCCGGTGCAGCCGGCCTTGCGCTTGTCACCTTGCCCACACCCGCTCTTGCCGCCGCACCGCC
This sequence is a window from Bosea vestrisii. Protein-coding genes within it:
- the soxX gene encoding sulfur oxidation c-type cytochrome SoxX: MRPAAIRTALITLALASAPASGLEAYTVVGDAIPAPLGGKIGDLKRGRALVLDRIQGNCLICHHVPEPNEPFQGTIGPDLAGVGARLDAGQLRLRLVDAGLLNPQTVMPPYFRIEGLRDVAPAFRDRPALTAQEIEDVVTYLASLRTP